AGGCACATTAGGTTAAAAATATCACAAGTCTGCATTTCACTTGAGGTTGCAGGCCACTCCAGATCTATCTGAAAGGCACATATGTCCCCAGGACAGTCCAAGAACCTTTCTGCTTTTGAGAGATAAGTGGTCtctgtaatgtgtaatgtggCTGTGTGGAAGAtcaaaatacactttttttttatctttcagtTAGACTGAATCCTCTGTGTGCACAGGCATGTAAGAAGGATGGGACCATGAAGACGAGTTTCTGTTCGAGTGAATTTGGTGAGCTGCAGTATTCTCTTTTAAAACAGCTGAAATCGGAGGAATTCACTGGTGGTGGGATAAGAAAAGAAatggacacacagacagatgaagTTGCTCAATTAACACAAAACTGAATAATTACGTTTGAAACCCAGCTTGGACCTTGGAGGTTGCATGCTCGCACCCTGTTGGTGCGGTTTTCatcactaggtggattggcgtCTCTGAATagtccataggtgtgagtgtgtgagtgaatggtgtgtgtttgcatgcccTGCGGTGGACTGTCTCTTCACCTGAcgtgggctccggcagccacgATTCTGAGGACTAAGTTGCCATGGAAAAGTGAGTATTGTTGCTTGTTTTTGTGTCAGTAATAACTGGAAGAATCACTACGATGAGCCCCCGGCATGGAGGTGCTCTCCTGGTCACAGTGTCCCTCATCAAAGCCTACAAGGCTGGCCGGCTCACAATCACCCAGGCTGGAGCTGACATGTCTGTCAAGCTGTTGTCAGCCTGCAAGAAGTGCCCCTTACTGCGCAGAGGTACACTTACTTACGTTCACATACATCTTCAGATATCTTTTCGTAAGTGCACATGGTCTTAATACCAGCTCATCACTCAGTATACTTGTGTAAAGCAAATTTTTCTGATTCATTATTTTTTCAGGTGGCAGTTTTATCTTGATGGGCCAGGTGGACCAAGATGGGGTTGGTACTCTTTCACCTGGAAGCTTCACTGCCCCCTACAAAGGCCCACACCACAAGATCTTGAACAACCTCAATAACCAGCAGTGTTAAAATTACAACTCTCTGTTGTCTGAAAGAGTCCACAATCAAGCATCTTAACTGAAACCACAtacatttaatgtcattttaaaccacAGAATAAAATGGTGAGATTGACATCAATGAccacaaaataatatttcacattatGGGACTATATTCTGCAAGATGTCACATTATACTTGTGTATTTATGATCATAAAGATTGCATAACCCCTCAATAATTCAGCATGATGTTGAAATTCAGCATGATGTTAGAAATTGCCATTGTTGTGCTGGTTTATTCATTACACAAACATACTGGCTCATGTACTGACAATGTAATGCCTTGAAAGatttaattaaacacatttccaTACAATTAAGCTTTTTGAGAAGCTGTGAAACCTCAATATCCATCATTGTGACATGGATAGGTTaattgcatttgtgttcttttggtAATTACTTTTCATTTTGCTCTATTATGGTGACATGCAGTAAATGTGGGGGTTTTAATTCAAAAACACAAACGAACAAGAAAAACATCACATTGAAAGCTTttaaaacaacttaaaaaaaattcaatttttcTTATCATCATCATATTCTAAATTATACACAAAACAGACACTGTACCAACTACAAGTCATATTATCAACAAGTAACATTATTAATATGATGATAGCTTTGATGATGATAGCTAAACAAAACcattaattaatgcatttatttcttgGCTTAGACTTCATTATGCATTtgaggaaataaatgaatacacatCTTATTAACAGGGCAGAACATTCACaactttcattaaaatgaatattagACAGACAGTAAAATGCACTTCAGGCTAATTTTGTAAACATGGCTCCTGcatataattttaattattctgtGATTTAATTTATAGTCCTCTTTTACATCCTCCTTTAGGACCATGGGGATCATCTTTGGAACGTTGGGGTGCTGCTGACTGggtaaaattattaaaataagttCAAACTTGACATATGCAGAAACCTAAAAACCAGTAAGTACAGCAGCCCAGAGAATGAAGTATATAAAGAACCACAGACTGCAGAACGAAGCATCCTGCGGACTGGAAATCTGAGCATGAAGAACGGTGCCTACACCACTAGGTACTGCAGGCTGCGGAACAAAGTCTAGGTGTCAGTAGGTGGCGTCGATAACATTTCCCTCCATCTGGTGTCGGAGGCATATGTGCGCCTTGTGGGAGAAGTAGACAGGACGTGTCTCACCACCTTCACTGCCACACCCCCACGTCACGGTGGGAGAGAACTCTGCCTTTACCTCACATGAGGCCACTGAGAAGACATGAGAAGGAAGGAACATCCAAAACAAAGAGGCTATTAAGTCACATAATTAATAATGATTGCACTTTACACTTCATTCAATAGAACAAGTTGTTACTCAGCAGTGTGGAAGGGAGTTGAGGGGATACCTGCAGGTGGGGGGCAGAGCCTGCCTTTCCCTCTGTCTTTACCACGGCGGTACCAGGGAAAACACTGCAACACCTTCACTCCCATGACTGAGGTGGGATCAGGCCTGTAGTGCTTCACTCTCTTCGCTGCTCTCAGATTACAGCTAAGGAACAAAAGGGATTAGCATTAGAAGGAAGTTTCAATCCTGCATCTGAATGTGACCGTCTGAGACGTCTGAACTGTGATCCAGTTGAAAACAGTTTAAAGACTGGTTCACTTCACAAGACAAGAACGTTAACCAAGATATCCAGGTACTCTCATGGTGTGAGAACACTAAAAGAGGTCTTACATTTTATGACATTCAGGACAATATGATCTTTATGGATTGCTCGACAGGGCAAGCACTACGGATCATGCAGACCTTCAGCATGGTTAGTGGTGCAGACACTGAGGATATTTTGATTGCCTGAATAGGTTTTATGAGAAAACAGTTGAGCAGTGTCCATTTTATTATAAAGggaatacattttggaataaaaaatatgaactaAACCACTTAGTTTTCATAAATGCTAAAGATATGTTCAATATATACATGTAAGGGAAATTATGAAACTATGAAGCCATGACTCCAGCTCTGAAGGTACAGCATCAACATCCAAGGTGGCTGTTGCCATTGATGCTCCAGGTCTGCGCTTCTCAAACAGTGCGACACACGTGACTCCAGTTAAACACGCTTTTGTAAATTAGCAGTGACTTCGGTATTAAGACAAGCATTAATACATCTTCTCTGGATTTGTAAACCTAGAAATCACCACTTTCACAaagttgtgtatgtctgtgaacttacacacatgcattttttttaattgctgcaaATGCTAAATCATAgagcttcaaaataaaagctccaaatggaaagacagggaatgGTTTAATGTGAATTAAAGTGTCGGCTTGTGTTTAGGTTTTATTTCGAAAGGTTTCAGACGGGCGTAATGGAGAATTATAAGTACAGCTTTAGGTGCTCTGGTCAGCACACATCTTAAGAGATGTGGAACCGCAAAGGATTTAATGAGACGCATTTTTGACAAAATCTCCAAACTGGGGCACTTCACAACTGTGACGGATTTAGCTGCTCTCTCACATTCCCATTTGAGTGCCAAATATCAAATTTCACAATTAcatcaaaatggcaaaaaaggaaACTGTATTTCTTGgtaataacacaaaataatgtAGTTTGCACATCCCATGAATGAAAAAAGgtccaaatggaaagacagggaattttaaaaatgtatattaaagtTTAGGCttacatttagattttattatgaAAGTTTGCACAGGGTGGCGCAacagaaaacaacacaaaataatgTAGCGTGCCCATCCCGGGTATCACAAGAGccttattttatttgtctatATTACATTGTGGTTTCATTCCCTCGAGCTCAGATGATGTGATGTTTTCAGACATTGGAAAGAAACCACCCAACTTGGAGTAACATTAGAAGCAGCGCTGCGTTTTCTTAAAAAAGGAGCTTAAGCGTCCAAACACACCCCGAGTTTTTAATTatcgtgggttttttttttagagcgcTGTTACGCGTCGAGGTCAGTCGACCTGGATCCCAACGCGCGACAAAAGTAGCCTGCTGCAGCCGGTAAACCTTGATAATCTGCGCCCAATCGGAGTTATATAAAACGGGGATTATTCTCCGAGGAAGCACAGAGGGTCGGGAGGCCAGCATCCATCACGACAGAAAGAAAATCTGCTTTTAATGCAATTCACCTCAGAAGTAAaaacaaatatctaaaaaaatgatgaatggAAATACGAACACGCTCTCCATCTAATGACACGTGtgactatttattttttgtaattgttttagctatatatatttttttcgaACCTTTTGAACGAtgcttaatttatttaaaaaaatgaaagtagaaaaaaaaaaactcccacgATTGCACCTACCTGCAGATGGGCTCCCGTCTCCCGTTCGAACCTGCTCCTCCATGCACTCGTTTTCGCTTCCGCGGTGACACTTAACCGCGCCGTGGCGAACCGTGCGCGTTCCCGGCGGATAATGACGACGtgcaaaagggaaaaaaaaaacaaaaaaaacaagcgccGTGGGAAATTTCCACTCGTCCCTGAATACCTAATCCTCCGCGCGTGGCGGCGAGTCAACCCCACCCAGCCCGCCGCGGTCCCTCCCGTCCGACTGCCCTGTTGCCAAAGCGACGTGGTCCACGTCGCGAGGTGCATTAAAGGACGGAATATTAACCTTTACACAACCTCGATCCCCTTTAATAACCGGGGCGGGTCACCTGACGCCCTCGCTTCTATTGCGGCTTCGTCGCCCTCCTGGAACTCCGCACCGTGGAAGCGAACAGGTCCGTCCAGTGCGGAGAGGGATTAAAACAATGATGTAATGATGCGTGGCGTATATCACAAAACGTTcgtgtgcatgtttttattacatttctttcCTTCGGACAACACTGAGGACGTGACACTTTGGTACAACGTGTAACTGTACACGTTTTACTACAATGGGAATTTACCTAAAACACACGGCCATTAAGGTATAAACCACTGGCAACAAAAGCGAGTCGTCATAGCCATCAAaatgaagggttttttttttcacagaccGAGGCcagacattttataaatgttttataatgcTACATTCTCGTACAGGAGGGTGTGTTAAACTGAAATAATCCACTGCACTGCAAAACAAATACAACCAAGAATCTGACCAAGGCTTTATTTCTCTGATATTATATCACTTTGTACAAAGAAGTTTTTTATGCAGGAAAAAAACGTAAAATATTCCAGAAAATTATAAGTACGAAAATCATGCAGTGTGTAGGACCAGTAAAAAGTTTTGGAAGAACCCTGAACTTCACAAGGAAATTGAAATTTAAGTCATCTAAACGACTGAAAATCACGATCTTCCACAAACTTAAGCACACTGACTTGTGGCAAAAACTGCTTCCAGGTCTTCTGCTTCAGCCCATGTCAGACCCACACACTCCCCTTGCCCTCCTGCTGtggcgccctctgctggccGCAGCAGCCCGGTGCACAGAGGCCTCTGTGGCTGGACGCAGGCAGGTTCTTGTAGACCGCCCGGCTGTACGGGATGAAGCAGAGGCCCAGCTGAAGGTGCCGTGCCAGGCGACAGTAGGCCGCCAGTGCCAGGACCAGCAGCGGCGTCACCAGCAGGAAGCCCACCACAAGAAGAGCCACGCAGCCGGCGTCGGTCAGCAGGTCTGAACAGTGCACGGACGTCCCACGGGGCCGcacctgcacatttttgttaatAGTCGTTGGCTTTCATGTTACATTATAGGGTACTGCACAACTACTCCACAACAAGTGGCACTGCCTTGCTGTCCTACACCAGAGTAATACCTGGTTTGTTAGTTATAGGCTGAGCATtgcaacacagtgaaatgtgtcctctgcttttaacccatcacccttagtgaacagtttgcagccatgaaaggcgcatggggagcagtgtgtggggacggtaccttgctctgcggtttgggattcgaacccacaaccttttgattaAGGGTCTGTTTTTTTAGCCGCTAGGCTATTACTGGGTGTTTGGGTGTGCCTGTTTGGAAGTGGTGTGTTTATGAGTAAATGTACATCTTATGAACTATATGATTATATGATTGGTGCACATATAGTTATGTGAGGCTTCATATTTAATCTGGCTGCATTAATGTAACACTTACCGTGGAATGGCAGAGGAAGCCAAAGACAACCATGACAATTGCAGGCGTGAGGATGAGGCCGAAGATGGTGCCAGCCAGGGCAGCGTTGATGGTGGCAATGACCAAATTCTGGGCGGTGACCAGCACTGAGCATGCCCAGCAGTCCAGAGACCCGCGCAGTTCCAGGGGTGGGTCTGTAGTGACATTTGCGCTCCCCGCTGCCGAATATGGAGGCGGCACAACCACGCTGGCCCCGGTCACTGCGCCCGCAACTGGTGCCGTTCCAGATGAGATAGAGTTTGCATGTTGGAGGCGTGTTGGAGGCGTCTCCACGTCTCCTAGCTCAGAGACAGGTAGCTGGGATGCGCGTTTCTCTAGGGTGCCGTTTCGAGAGAGACTCATGACCCcagcctacaaaaaaaaaaaaaagatttctgtcataaggacatttttaactttttactaTAATCAAGCTGGCCAAACCCGACAGTGCCAGAAGTTGACCTTTCTGACCCCACCAACAATAAACTGTTAACCAGGCTCTCGGGAAACGAAGTACCCATCTTCTACTACAAGCCTGGCTGCAGATCACCCAACAGACTTTACAGGTGTGACTAACGCGCAACTTCCCAACCATCTGGCAAACGGCAAGCATGGATATGACGTAACTCTGCCAACAATAATAGACTATTGTTGTATTTCACTGAATTCAGCTAGTTCTGAATGTAATCTTCACAAGACATCTTGTTTACACAATAGGGGTCTGCTCCAGGTAATGGAAATTTGAAGGAGAAGGCACATTGTTGTTGGAGAACATTGAACTCAGACCATTTATCAGAACCCTACCAACATACTGAAACCATTTAGTCCCTAATAGTCCCTAAATTGTTCTATTGAAAGAATAAATCTTAGTTATCCTCACTGATGCTGGTGTTATCACATTGATTTACTTAGAAGCTTTTTCCACATGTAACCCACATGGTCTACTCACTGCGTATGGATTTGTTCAGGAACGTTTCCCCCAGAGCCTCTTTTCCTTCTGACTTCACTCTCACCTTCTCCTCATCCAAAAACAGTTTCCCTGGTGTAGTCAGAATTGCTTGTGAAAATCCTTCAGAGAGCCTCAGCAGGGAGATCctttgaattaaaaaatgaatccttttgcaaaaaaaaaaaaaaaaaatcttaaacagtgaaatttgtagaagtccttctgctgctgttcctcTCAGACCTGGAGTCTTGGCTTTATGCGAGTGGCTGGTGTCTCACTCCCCTGTTGGCACTCTTCTGAGTAAAGCGCTGcgtttccctctctctctatctgcaATGGGCTTTCCTTCCTCTGATGGGgatgtcctgtgtgtgtgtttatgtgtgtgtgtgtgtgtgtgctgcctcTCGTTTCACCCGGCTTTCAAGACTGTGTGGGGGTTGCAGTGTTGGGTGCCGAAGGTGCTGGGAGTTGGGGGATgtctgctgggggggggggttgcctGACAATCCAGGACCCCAGAGAAAATTTGTGTGCCTGTGAAATCTCGACGTACGGGACACGTTGAAGATCCATCGTCCCTTTTTGTCCTTTATTTCTTGAAACTACATCTGTGCGTCGCTGGTAAGACACGCTCCACATGCTCTTTCTTACATAACTCAGATTCCTGCAACCTGACATCAGCTACAGATAACACAGGCCTGAGAGGCTCTGGAGGAGGTGGGCTGCTCCTAGATAAATGTGGAGACGACTCCGGGGGTGCGCTGATACACCCGGGGAGGGGGCTGTAGCCTGGATAGTATAAATGTTTCCACCGCAGCAGAGAAGAGTTCCACTGACTCAGTCTAGATGTAAAACAGGGCCGCTGGTGCAGATCCACGCGGCAGGGGTGCGACTCCTGGAAATGAGGTGCCTTTCAGAATAGATGGAGCGACAGCGTGCAGAAGGGATATCCTGTGTGGGCAGAGGTCACAGAAGGCCAGTCTTCCTGTCCTTGGAACCAGGATATCCGCAGGTCTGCGACGGCCAAGCTGAAGTGTCCCTTAAACGCACCTCTACCTCTTCCCATGACCCCATGCACCCACCGCTAACAAGGACAGCTAACCTAGCCCTGCCCGGAAGCTATATCCGGCATGAAATCATTCTTCGAAAAAATAGTCATAGGCAGCCAGAATTAGCAGCCTCCATTTGGCCCTTCGCTGGTATTGACTAACAAGCACAAGACACACATATGGATTtatcaaaaaaatgttttatttttttcctggtcaTTGATAATgacacacaaaatcacagaGTGTTTAAGACAGGTTTGGCTCAGCTTGTCCTTTGATTTCTGAATTCTGTCAAACAACACGGCAGAAATAAAAGAGTTTTTACAACAGAATGATGTCACTTCTTAAGAAGAGGACAAATCTTGACCTCAGCACCAAATGTCATCAgatttttgtttatataataataacaacaataagaTTAATGATAATGCTTAGAATAATAAACCACTAATGTTACAATTTTATGAAGGTTTTAACAatgcaaaaaaggaaaggaaattaAATTTATATTCTTCTGTTACAGTACAAAGACATTCCATTCATTAATGAGTACTGACTCCGGTTTTAAGCACCAACCTGGAggaattatttcataattattcTCTTTAATCTGTAGGTCATATACACATagaggcagaggaggagagtgggCGGAGCACCATTTTAATCAAGAgcgcctcctcctgctcctctgaGATCAGAACaatataaaactaaaaaaaatttggtATTCCTGTATAGAATCGGAGCACCATtgtttaataaatacatacaggaaacaaataaataaaacacaacttaTTACTAAAATCtacagaaatagaaaaaaatggcaaaaaactatacatacacacataaaaacaaaataagaatATTAAAGTGAACATATTCTATGTATTTCAAATACAAATTCAtgacactttcatttttcttatcattttttttaacaggaatGATTTCggattttacaaaaaaactcacaacacacacaagattTATTTACACAAGTACAACCAAATTAGTCCTCTAATAAACCCGTATCTTTTGAGAACTTTGAGAAACATAGCTATagctttaattattaaaattaatgcATTAGAAAAAACAGTTTACTCCTTTCTCTGTTCAGTATCTTCTAATTATCTCCCATCTAAATACAAGTCACAAGTCCAACGTGGAGTAATTCTAGGCTGTTACAAAAGATTTTCTTTAACATTTCAATTcgaataaatacaaatgaaaatagCACCCGatgataaacattttaaaaaatttcaaCGACTGAAACGTTGCCAACTTCATAACACCATTAAACTGAAGCAGAGCAATGTGGTAGAGATCAAAAGCTCTCTCACTGATTGAGCGATTCCCCTGATGATTGGCCTATCAAAGCGCGCTTACCTCAGTCACAGACATAGAATAACTAGATTGGCGAAAGTCCTGGTATATTTGCATATAAGAGTAAACTACATAGTACctgaataaatgcacattttctgcAAAGTTGAcaccttttttatttgtttgtgatCACAGCAGTTTCCGTTGTAGATAAACAACCTGATATTGAACTTTAACAAAGTTTATGTTGTCCGTACATGTCCAACAAGTTGGCAATGGGCTGCACCTTTCTAGTGATTCTACATCCGAAGATATGTCTTGTCTGTTGCTGGTAAAGGGGGAAGACGATGGAGCTGGAGACACCATCTGCTGATGCTGAACGCGAATGTAAACAACAGTGAGTAAACACATTTTGATTGGTTCCTCAGTAAGAACGTAGTGAGTAAATGTGCATTGCCATTGGTTGCTCAGTGGTTGTTAGGGTGGCTGGAGGCTTCTGTTGTAGCTGAGTACACAGCAAAGTACATGCCTCACCTGGAGACAGGTAATGGTGCCTGGGAGAAAGAGGCAGAAAGAGGTCTAAGTTCTACGGAATACCTGTGAATGTGCAATTGTTCAAGCAGAGACGTTTATGCAATCTTTATGGACATAATCAGACTGATCATAAAAACATGCGTGTTGTAGTTGCACgaatattttgtatttgattATGTAATGTGTGGTCTTGTTTTGTGTATACAGTACCAGGTTAAAGTTGTCATAGATGGTCATCAGCTCCTGGATGCGGTATTgttccagcaccaccacaccgTTCAGTGTGGGGCTCTGTTGGCGAGCGCAGTCCTCACAGTGAACGacgtatgtttttttgttaccaTTCTCGGTTGTCACAAACAGCAGGTCAAACACCTCCACCTAAACACAGTCACACGTATGATCACACACATCAGCAACACATGACCACGTTACACTTCCTGTCACAGTAAACACACTGTTGCTGTATTGCACCTGTACCTATAAACGCTTGTTGCTGTATTGTATTACTGAGGTTGCCATAGTAAACGTCATATATACTGAAGTCGGGCACTCATGATGACACTCATATTACAGAAATTGCGGCAatgaaaacacactcacatcacACTCATTGCAGTAGTAGGCGGGCTCGTCCTTTACACGGCTCTGGTAGGCGATCTTCTTCCCAGTGATGACCAGCTGGTCCCTCAGGATCTGGATGTGTTTGATGGACTGCAGCAGGCAGTGCCTGTGACACAAAAAGATTCCTAAGCAGGGTTGCGgcaattataaaatataatataataatgataatatagACATACAACAAAGTCTAAACTTACTGACACATTGCACTTActtgatcattttaaatgtgtctGGATCTGTGATTTTTATGGTCTTTGCCACATTCCAAGTGACGTGAATCATGGGCACAATAGACTTGACCTTTTTTAACTGATTCCACTCAAAGCGTTCAAGGGCCAGCTGGTACTGGTATGctggaagaacacacacagccaatcagctgtATTTAAACATTCACATGCTCAACAATGATTTTGATTTTGGCTGTAAATTTCATCATAATCTACTCTGGGTTTACAAACATTCACATTGTTCATGTTCACAATTTGACTATTTCATCTTCACAATATATTGCCAAACTTACAGTTCAAAGGCCCCACGTTCCAGGCAATGTTGTTGCACCAACCCACAGCCTGCACCCAATGCACTGTTCCAGCATTGATCCACACCAGGTCCCCCGGTCGCTGGATGAAACGGTAAACTGGGATGTTGGTGCGGTAGAGGTCCTCCAATACTGGCCACCATGAGCCTGTAAGGTAATCCACTCCATGCCTGATGAAAAGGGGCGAATGGGCACTCATAAAAAGAATTCTCACAGAACGTTTTGGGGTATAAACTATGCAATGGAAGATGGTTTCATCTGCAATTTGTGACAAGTGTCTTGATGCTATAGCCCCTACACAATGGATACACACTCCATCATTAACAACTCACTTCTCACAGAAGTTATTGATGGCCTGCCAGTAGTGTTCGTGCACAGCAAACCACTCGCAGTCACCGGGCCCGATGTTTATGTTCACAGAGCAGAAGTTATTATTCTCCTGGTGCCCTGggaagaaacacacacttactccacaCTGCACAGAGATCGCATAATGAATAACACACAGGTAGATTTTGTattctctctcactcgctcgcgcgtacacacacacatactgaccTGGTGTGCGGCTCCCAGGCACCTTCATGTACAGCTGAACAGTGTTCATTCCCAGAATGGTGTGGCCCACGTGACTCAGCATGTTCCCACTGGAGGCCACACGCATGAATGCCGGCAGCttcaacagttcctgcaacTGGGCTTTccacctgcaaacacaaaaaaagaataccACACATTCTGACACTTATAGAGAAGTTTTATGCTCATACTGAAACCTTACACAATCAGAGACCCTGGCACCTTAAAGGAGAAACCTGAGCTGGAGCAAAGACCACACTGCTGGTCCCGTATACACTACACAGCCTACATGCCTCATGTCACTGTCGCACATCCAATCAGAGAAAACATTATTCACAGCAGACAGGCAGAATAAATCACAGCCTACACACCTCACAGCCACACTCCTATGTATACATTTACTGATTTGAACAAACATTGCCTCTACATGGAATATGTTGCTATGTGCTCCGCTTAATAACATATTGGTACATTTCTTTGGTTGAAAggggaagaaaaggaaaattaaATTTGGGAGAGGCAGCTGTCACCTGCATTCATTCCCTGATCATCCTAAAAGGGCTCATTCACActcaaaaagtttttttttataaagaaagTCTACATGTACAATGTTTCAAACAATATATGATTCATGACTTCAAGGACGTGGCCAATATTTACCTTTTAGGGTCTGAGAGATCGATGTTGGTTCCAAATTTAATTATCTTTCCTGTTGGCTTCTGCTCTGAGCTGAAATGGACAgacaaatgtttgctttcatttgcatattcatatCCATGTCAGTGTCTGCCTTCCCTTAACAGCATGGCAACTTGCCCTGCGGTGCACAGGGTGCAGTTTCATATGACTTCACACTCAATATTAGTATGCACTTGAAGACGATACACACTAAAACGGTTTAATGCCAATAGTG
The window above is part of the Denticeps clupeoides chromosome 6, fDenClu1.1, whole genome shotgun sequence genome. Proteins encoded here:
- the tmem88a gene encoding transmembrane protein 88a, giving the protein MSLSRNGTLEKRASQLPVSELGDVETPPTRLQHANSISSGTAPVAGAVTGASVVVPPPYSAAGSANVTTDPPLELRGSLDCWACSVLVTAQNLVIATINAALAGTIFGLILTPAIVMVVFGFLCHSTVRPRGTSVHCSDLLTDAGCVALLVVGFLLVTPLLVLALAAYCRLARHLQLGLCFIPYSRAVYKNLPASSHRGLCAPGCCGQQRAPQQEGKGSVWV